In Nymphaea colorata isolate Beijing-Zhang1983 chromosome 10, ASM883128v2, whole genome shotgun sequence, the genomic stretch CAGTCCTTTCAGAACAGAGTCTACTTACTAGAAACCTCTAGAGATCACACCATATGGGTCTGCTTCCTGAGAATTGAGAAGCAAATTCAGTGCGATCTATGAAGAACCGTGTTCGGAACATGTTGGACAAAGCTCAGGCTGCAGAATTGGAAGGATAAAACTCGATGCAGAAACTTTGTCTCAATGCCCCTCACAATTTGCTCCCGTAGTTGAAAAATGTCTCGGAAAATCAGATATTCTTTAGCGACATTCATGACTTGTTCTGGCACAGGTTGTCAAGAAAAATTTCATCCTTGGATTATCTGTTATCGTGTAGAGAAACGCGAACGTGTAGCCCCCAGAAGGGCGACGACATAGTAAATATCAAGACAAAACATGGTGCTTTCAATGGAGGAAAAATGGGCAGTGTGATGCTCTCATATCGTATACAGGGAAATGAAATGACAAAGAAGAGCCTGCTACATCTTAGAATCGATCTGGCATATCAATCTTGAGCGAGACAATTACATGTAGgagaaaacaacaaacagtTGAACAAGGGGAAGAGAGGaagaccaagaagaagaaagaagaagaagagaagcatACGAAAGGAGATCAACCAGATGATTCTGTGTCAGTAGCAGCGGCGAATGGCGACTTGAACTCGGCGCTGCGGCGGGGAACATATCAGCATGAGCACCAACGCGAGGACTATGACGAGGAACACGCCCTTGTAATCCACCTCGTCATCTTCTTCCTGTTGGAAGCAGATTGACCCCATGACCAGCGATGCTGGAGCAAGGATGAAGGGTGGCAGCACCATCTTTGGTATATGGCGATCAAAGAAAATTCTGGTGTCGCCTCTGTATGGAGTtcaccttcttttcttcttgttcgaTCGGAAAATATATGAATGACCTGGGGAGCAAGCTTCAGTTGACCCATGAATTCTTGGTTAATTCGCTTGCGTATAGGTGAAGTTTCGCCATCAATAGGACTAAAAATGACGATGAAATTTTCGTTGAAACGTCGCTACTtggattcaaaaaaaaaattcggtATAAAAGTAGACGTGGAACCTTCCTTGCCATTATTCATTCATTATCATaaatttcaattaaaaatatgagGTTGACGGTGCTATGTCTCTTACAATTTGTGATACCGATGTTTAACTTTTTACCTAAATCTAAAAACAGCACCGAACCGAACAAGGGAGGAAAGCTTCGGCCATTTTAGGTATACCCTcgactttaaatatttttctactCGTTCCAAAAACTACAAGATAAAAGTGTCAAATTTGATTGAAGTCCTAATTTGTAATTTCAAGAAATTAGAAGCGTGTAATAAAATACCTAAAAGCAGATTCTTCAATTTTTACATTAtaagggatttttttttttccttttcctgaatGTGGCCATGGATGGATGATCCAGAAGAGGCTTGGAAACTAAGTATGGGCACCTGCCCTCATAAGGAGTCGGGTTTGTTTTGTTCTATACTTTGAACTCGAACTTGAATTTGActtattaaattaaatatatatatattttaatataaatataattaattgtaataaaatattataattatatataaaagctaataaaatatatattaaaaatatcttatTAAGCGGAGCCGAGCTTAGTCAGGTCCACTTGAACCAACCTAATAACTTATCGGGCCTACCAgatgcttttttgtttttttgcccGAGTCGGGTCGAGTACTGGGTACCTGTCGGATACTTGACGCTCAGCCTTATTGAAAACTAGATCTCGACAATTAGGAATGTTAACGGGTTGGTATTAAATACTTGATTACTGACCCAAATCTATATTTTATGtgtttgaatttggattgaGTATGTAATGTTGTTTGTCTAAAGTCGAAGTGCATACAAGCGTGGGATCTCATTCCTGCAACACTTAGACTCAGTTTTAGCGATTCAGGTCTGACTTCTAATTTGAGCCTGAATATGATTGAATGAAGGCATTATGATTAGGTCAGATTTAGTAAAAGTTGGACCCAGATATGGGCCCAAACAGTTTACACTCCTGCAACTCCACCATTTCTACCTCCAAATAGTTACATTATGACAACAACGGTTCATTTCAATATCTTGTAAAcaagaagagtatttcatcttatcaTAACTAACCGTTCACATCATATGTCTTTGAATACGATCTTTTGAAGATATCAATCAATGCCTCACATCGTTAAGTGCCAAACTGATGTCTATGTCACAATTATAATGTCTAAACACTCGTGTTcaaacctttcttttttatccaatttgttttcctttttttatttatgaaataatttagGTTtaaattcattatatttttttttataaaaacttgaatcaaaattgaaaTAATGAAGAAATTACCAAAAGAACTTAATAATTTAACAAATAGGCACTCGTTAATTTCCAAAGCAACTCTCAAAAAGCCACTTATTGATAGAAAAAAttagttatttttatataaaataacaaaaaggtaCATCTCATAAAGAACCACTTTTTTAAGCAGACAAAATAGACTTCATCTCCTACGTCCTACGtgtttgtttggttggaggaaaagagaaagagaaggaaacaacaatcattttttgtaattttttataagatattttcagtaaaatctaAGGTGAATTTTATTTTAGCCTACGTACAGTGGTTGAGTTATAAATACAAAGTCAGGAGACATACTCCCCTTATCAATTTTTAATTGATAAAGAGCAAAGAGACAAttttatttgtaattaaatTAACATTTGGTAAGTCATGGAGTGCCTGTGCTCCAACTTCACCGATTAAGCCGAATCAGTTAAgaatcattcaaaaatattaaaaaaacactttaatgaataaattatatgtatatatatattaattttaaaaagaaaaaatcggaagatatttaaaaataataattacaAATTCAGCTATGGTACTtttaaggggtgtttgatgagacCCAAATTGaataattctagaattaaaattctcttGAATTATGCTGATTTTGATTCTAGATTCAGAATTACGATTGCtgaatttcttcatttctctttaAGACATATGTCATGAcagttttaattcatcaattttaaaattttagttcatGTTTCATTGAAAACGCCATTTGCAATTTTGGAGTTAAAATTCTTGACTATCGAAcgcaaagaaaaaatatacataattgaaagtttcattccaattccaatttaaagtgaagttttgtttttaaagtttcaagaatcaaaattcaaggccatcaAACCAAACGCCCCCTTAAATTGGCTACCGAATCCAATCGAGATCGCCACCGATTAAATTCCGGTACATTGAAAAGGGGAACACCGCAACTCTCTGGCCTTCATATGCAGGAAGGAAATTGGTGGTGCGTCTTGATCTTATGCTTATGGCATCACCCGTGTTCAGTTGTTGGTGAACAAGCAGTTTTACCAAATTGGCTGTTCATCGCGTGGGTCTTTCTTATTCTTTATCAGTAAGTTGGGGAATCATTGTTTCCGGTTGCATCATTCattcaaaaaatgataatttttgtAGCAGAGCAAGAAACAGTGGCCGTTTACTTATTTTAAATGTTCTCTTGATAGTTGGTGCTGTTCTTTATATTTGTTCTGTTTGTTTTGGTGCTTCAAAGAATAAGGAgatgaatatataaataagggAAATGCATTAACTGCTTTGTTTGTAAGTGTCTGAAACTCGAAGAGTTATAGGGGAAACCTGATtgttggatccaaatttaagaaatgacatccgaagGGCTCCTAATTcggatatacatacatattcatttggatttagatccgGATTTTgattggatttagtttaaaataaataCCATACAGATCAGTtcaaaaattggattcaaatttagatatgaatCCGAATTCAGATTATGCAAcaggattttgaatttgaattcaaatataacttttgtttgttcatattcaaatcagaatatAGAATTATCTTTGGACGGCCATCGACCAATATCCCACAACATGGAAGCACCATGTATTCCGAGAGACAACTTTTCTTGAGACCGCTGTTTGGGTGGATGAAAAAGTAAACGAAACGAAAGGATAAATAAAACCGTGTTTGGATGTCTGATCAAATGAAGGGAAGATGAATGATCGTAGGTTTGGAGATAAAATAATCCAAGAAGACGTCCAATCAGTTGGCTTTCTAGTGCTGACTGGGCCCAAGGTAGGCGGCTCTGCATGGATGTATCTCAGTTAGGCAGTGCCGCGGTGAACTCAGTCATCGCTTTCCATAATCGCGCAGCGAAAGACCTCCGGGCGTCACCGTCGGCCCGTTTCCGGCGACCTAAGCGCAATCACAGCCTGGTTGGAGATGATCTCTGTGTGACCGCGACCGGCACCGACCATGGGCGCCGCCACCCTCTTTTTCTTCACTCCCACCACCGCCACTCTCTCATCCCCTCTCCGACCCTCTCACCGTCAACTCCACCGTCCCTTCACGACACTCGGCCTCAGGAGAATCCAAATCCCGACCCTTTTGGTCCGCCCGAGAACCAGAAACCGCACGGTCGGCGCCTCCTTGGAGGCGGAAGATGACCCGCTGCCTTCTCTCTGCGTATCGGATGGCAACAACGCGCCGGAGACCAATGGCCCGGCCGCGCCTGCCGAGCTCTTTTCTAACTGGACCCCGCCGAGGTACGTCTGGCGTGGGCTGACCGTCCTCGTGCTCGCCGGCCAGGTCTTTTTCCGGGCGTTCCGAGGTCGGGTCCACTGGAAGAACTGTCTCCAGCAGCTCGAGCGAGTTGGGCCGAGATCCGTCGGCGTTTGCGTCCTCACGGCGTCGTTCGTCGGCATGGCTTTCACGATACAGTTCGTCAGGGAGTTCACCCGCCTCGGCCTGAACCGCTCAGTCGGCGGCGTCCTCGCCCTCGCCTTCTCCAGGGAGCTCAGCCCCGTTGTCACATCCATCGTCATCGCCGGTCGCATAGGTAGCGCGTTCGCCGCCGAGCTCGGGACAATGCAGGTCTCCGAGCAGATGGATACGCTTCGCGTCCTCGGATCGAACCCCGTCGACTACCTTGTCACGCCGAGGGTGATCGCCTGCTCCCTCGCGCTCCCTTTCCTAACCCTAATCTGCTTCACCATCGGTATGGCAGCCAGCGCTCTTCTCGCCGACGGCGTCTACGGCGTGAGCATCAACATCATCCTCGATTCCGCAAGGAAGGCGCTCCGGCCATGGGACATCATTAGCGCTATGATCAAATCGAACGTATTCGGGGGGATCATCGCGGTTGTGAGCTGCGCATGGGGGGTTACCACCCATGGCGGAGCCCAGGGTGTCGGCGAATCAACTACCTCCGCGGTCGTCGTCTCGCTCGTGAGCATCTTCATGGCCGACTTCTTTCTCTCCTACTGCTTCTTTCAGGGTGCAGGGGATTCGCTCAAGTACGCAATGGGGTGACGATGATGACGGTACAAATTTCTCTGACCGTTTCTTGTATTGATGAAATTCCATCGTTAGTTTCCCTGCAGTTTTGGAAATGTTTAGAATGTGTCCTTGTGCTTGAAGGCTGAATAGTGTTCATGGTAATTTAGATATATAATTATGGCGAAGCAATTGCCCCATAGGTTTGTTGTGATCCCCAATGCTATAAAGCTCATTAGGGAGAATTTACCAAGGTCTGTATCACAAGAAAGCAATTGAAGATCGGTGGAGGAGAAAAGTAGACTTGTTGGGTAGCCAGAGGTTCAGCTTTAATGGGCTTATTAGATACATTTCCTAGAAATGAGATTCTATCTGAGTTTGGTCTCGAATCTCATTGTTTTGGTCTTCTTGGAAGTACGTGTAGACTTTTTTTATGAAGTAATGCGAGCATGAAGTGGTAGGTACTGACTTTAGAATTGTTGTTGCTGTTGTAGCGTTCTTTGATTAGGCATATGACTGAACTTTTTATGGGAATTGAAACCTAAAGAAACTAGGTTCAAAGCTTGATCAGTTTGCTATTTTGCCAAGGAAAGAACATGAGTGTTGGAGCAAATGAGTTCTACTCATAGGCTGGAAAGAGAGGAGGATCCATAAGGAAGTATAAAAAGGCTCCAAAACCAAAGGAACACTGAAGCactaatgaaacaaaaagtttgaaTCTCCAGGCTTCCATGTTCCTAGAAGTGCTTCCCAGAAGATGGAAAGGCAAAGAGATTTATGAAGCATACAGGAGAGCTGAAGATGAATTTGGCTAAATGGTCTGATAAAGATTGATAATTATGTAGATTGtaataacaaataaacaatTGATTAATTTTCAAGTGGTATGCGTAAGCTTTCCTAGTCAAAATTTGTCCATTTCAAGTTTTCTTTAGCGACTCTCTTTTATGGACATAATTGTTGTAGAAACATTTCATGTTCTTAAAAATCTGTGAACTTTTAGTAGTGAATCTGACGAAGGCCAGGAATTTGACTAATTTCCACTCAAGAAGAATACTCTAGATTGAAATAAACACATTAGAATTGGATAACATATATGAGTGAATTCAAGTTAACTTCTCAACCAAAAAATGATGCTGTCGAATGGATTCATTTGCTGAATGATGTGACACGTAAACTGTCATGGTCTAAGCTAACAAGAAATGTTTTAGACACTTTGGTCTTTTACCATATTGCTGCTCTAACATCATGAAGACCATCATTACTCTTAACTGTATTTCagtatttctgattttttgtttaaggCCTTTAAAGAGATAGACCTTTAACTTTCTCATTAGGCAAGGAAATCCCATGATGCCAGAAACATGTTCGTTGTCCAATCTTAACAAAATCTCATACTTCTGTGGTAGTTACTCTATATCTGTACTGACTAGGCCATTGCATATGCTTGTAACCAATATTCAGAAAGAAGGAATTCCATTCGCATAGGAATTCTCAACAAGTACGAGAAGGGCAAAATCTCCACTTAATAAATTGTAGATGAAGGCCTTGAACACATAGCACTACAATTTTTTAGAATAAcctataaaaactattttaggCCAGGAAGAATGAATTGGAATAACTAATTATGTTAATTTATATATGGACAACTAAAAATTTGTCGAAGCACCATCTTAGGCTTGTGTAATTCCAAGAGCGCCTCCACAACAGCTAAAGGACACTAAGGAAGCAGTGAAAATTCTACTAGTGGGAGCGAACAAAATAATTCAACTGGATGAGATGTTTACAGATGACTTCTAGCATAGCTGATGTGAAGGAGAAGAGGTACAAGTAAGGCACCTTGTAATGGACCCTGACAAGCTGGACGAGAAAACAATAGAAACAGTCTTCATCAGTTGATATCATATTGAAAAGGCATGGCTTCAATCACGATGGTGTACATGCTGATGATGAGCAACTTCACTATGTTCACCATTGGAAATTTCTATAAATCAAATTGACTACTGCTGGTGGAAAAAATGTAAGGATATCACAGTGAGCTAAAGGGAACATCTCACATCCTTCAACAAGATACTGAACGTAAGACCGGCCAAATATGTGGTTCATATTCCTCCAGAACAATCTATTTGCAACATTTTACCATCAACCAACAACTGAAACTTTGGCTTGGCTATCTTTATGAAGTTATTTAAGTTCAGAAAGAACAACATAGTGCCTTTCCTCAGTCTACCGATTGTGAATCTTACCACAGGTTTAGACCTACACTTGCACAATAATAGCATGGAAGAGCTTCATCACTCGATCAGGGAAACATGAGATATTTATCTGCTTTTATGCCTAACCATAGCTTCCTTATGAGAAGCGTGACATTCTTCCCTGAtataattgttaaaaaaaaagttgcttaACAAGGGAAGGATATCAAACTTTCACAGTGACCTAGCTATGACTGCAATTTTCATCAGGCTATATTTCTCAAACGTAATTATACAGAGACTAGTGAAGGCATGAAACATTCATAATTTGTCATCACATTTCCACAAATATGTCCCTTGCTAAGGATATTGTGATCATTATCACTTTCCTTAAAGGCAGAGCACGTACATTAATATTGTGATGCAAGTGCTTGCTGTGATGTTCTAATACAACAAACCATTTTTGCACAAACAAAGACCATGACAGTTTATGTGTCACATCATTCAGCAAATGAATCCGTTCGACAGCATCATTTTTTGGTTGAGAAGAAAACTTGAATCTGAGTTTTTATTTCGATCTAGAGTAAACAGTTTACCTATTGTTTTTATTTCGATCTAGAGTATTCTTCTTGAGTGGAAATTAGTCCAGCAAATTCCTGGCCTTCGCCAGATTCACTACTAAAAGTATACAAAAGCTAAATCACTCAGGTATAGGAAAACAAAGTTTAAATGGGTGATGATCCCTCTTTATATGGAAGATAATGGGTTTGTTGGGCTTGCTATTGGACTAGCTTTGAAGACAATAAATAGTCATTAGGGCTAGCCTGAAAGTTAGAAACTAGTCCAACCTGGTCAAGGCTTATTCTTGGCcaaaataacaatataaaaaaaataaagaaataactACTAAAGAAAGTACATAAAAAAcctatatacacacacacactcacacgtgcatgcacacactgacatacatatatgtatgtaattaatgtccatataaaatatatggccttattatatattttttctagcACTTTTCATCAAACTTACATTGCTGCAAGCCTGCAATTGAGAGTTtgctaaaatgaaaatcaaacctAGGAGAGCAAGGGACCTTGGTAAAGCAACATAAGCAGGTAAATGAATTTTAGATACTCTTCCTGCATGTAATAACTATCTTTCTGTATACCTGGTAAAGTTATAGgaaatattgttatgaattagTTGGCACTATATttactttttatcataaaattatttaGGTCTTTCTTGAATTCCTATCTGTTATAATAACTGTCTGAGGCTGAGCTAACTAATTTCGATTTGGTAGTTGTCATATTTTGCTTCTCCAGATGAAAATGAAACTTTCTGCTTTTTCCATCTTCAAGATGTAAGACATTTATGCAAAAACACACGGAAACAGTTGATTACTTCCCACAGTCCCCCATCCCAACCTTCCCATGTGTTCCTTGTTTCCTTGTTTTGTGTTGCTGATCAAGCAACAACATCAGGACAACTTggtttattataaaatatatactttaCGACAGTTTGCAACTCAATTTCCTCAAAATAAGTAAGCTTAAATCGTGCATTCCACAAGTCTTTTTCCAGAATGCTTTTAACGTTCTTGTTTTATGCCTTCTCACTTAATGTTATTAAATTTCAGAACATAAAGCAAGAATATCATAATTCTTGCACTGGAACTCTTAGCAAACAAGGGCATTCTCAGTAAAAGAAGACGTAAGACCAGATTCATTGTTATACTAGAGAACTGATGCAGTATAGGCTAAAATAGATCCAGATCTTTTATACAGATCCGTTTAGGCTTATTTGGATTTTGATGTATTTTTTGGGTTTGGACCTTTTAGTTTTGTGGACCCAAGATCCAATTCGGATCTCAGGCTTAGGCCCCTTAAAGGGGCTTCTTTTCTAGTGATTAGGGGTGATTGGCATTGAAAAAAACCTAGTTACCTTTTGTTATTGAATTccccttttgttttcttgtattttttctttttgttcttgcttttgGTGCTTTTTCTGCTGGGATTAGTGTGAGGAACTCTAATCACTGCATCATGAACCCTTCAAACTATACTTTTGGAGTttgcttaaggccatataaAGCTTTCTGCAAGCAGAGAAGTTTGTGTTTAATAGCATTCATACCTGGGAGAATATCCATATGAGCTTCCTCATTGAGACCTTTTTCCTCATTGAGACCTCATCCAAAAGTACAttttttcacatccatttgcaAGATACCCTTGTTTTATTTTAAGGCTGTAGCAATAAGGCTTCTAACACTTGTTACCCTTGTTAGTAGGTCAGATGCTTTTTAACACTAGTTTCATAACCTTTGACAATTAATTTGGCTCTATACCTGTCTAGAAACCCTTTAGTTCTAGACTTCTGGCTAATGGAGCAATACATCCTTTGTACTAGTGTTGAGTATAAAGGGTATCTTGCTTACTTTATTGATGCTTTCAGCAGAATaaaaagctagaaaattttcaacCTATGAAAGAAACCAAGGGTGCAAAATAGTTATCTTCAATCCTCTCTAATAGATGAGATTGGCAAACATGagattgatgtgtgtgtgtgagagagagagagagatgtgacATCAGGTTCAAGGGAAGCCTTTACTTGAATGTCAAGGCAAAGAGGGTTTCTATTTTGCTGATTGATGAAACTCCCCTTTGTCAAATCACAAAATCTGAGTTATC encodes the following:
- the LOC116261834 gene encoding protein TRIGALACTOSYLDIACYLGLYCEROL 1, chloroplastic: MGAATLFFFTPTTATLSSPLRPSHRQLHRPFTTLGLRRIQIPTLLVRPRTRNRTVGASLEAEDDPLPSLCVSDGNNAPETNGPAAPAELFSNWTPPRYVWRGLTVLVLAGQVFFRAFRGRVHWKNCLQQLERVGPRSVGVCVLTASFVGMAFTIQFVREFTRLGLNRSVGGVLALAFSRELSPVVTSIVIAGRIGSAFAAELGTMQVSEQMDTLRVLGSNPVDYLVTPRVIACSLALPFLTLICFTIGMAASALLADGVYGVSINIILDSARKALRPWDIISAMIKSNVFGGIIAVVSCAWGVTTHGGAQGVGESTTSAVVVSLVSIFMADFFLSYCFFQGAGDSLKYAMG